CGGACGTCGTGGCGGAACCCGACCTGCGCGCGGGGCTTCTGCATCGTCTGGAGCCCGACGTCGTCCCCGACACTCCCGTATACGCTGCGTGTCGGGAAGAAGACGCGACCGCGAGCTTCACCATGGATGTGATCGCCCGCGTCGAGACGGAGCTGAGACGCGCTCCGGTGCTGCGCGTGTCGGGCTCGAGCCGTGAGCCCAAGCGGCGAAAAAACACGAGAAAAAAGCCGCTGCGGCCGCGGAAGAAGCCACGCTGAAGCGGTCCGTTCCAGTTCCTGGAACGATTCGATCAGTTCATTCCGATGGACGAAGCCGGGGTGATGCCCAAGAGTATCTCTGACGAGGCGAGCATGAGCGAACTGCGAATACGACGACGAGCGGCCCTCGGCGCCCTGGGCACGGCCATGATTGGCGGCTGCGGCGGCGCTGAACAGAACAAACCCGGGGTGGGTTCCCCCAGCAGCGGCGGTGCCGGTGGCAGCGCTGGTGCCGGCAGCAGCGGTGCGCCCAGCGGAGGTGGCTCGAGCAACGGCGGTGCGAGCGGCGCGGCAGGCAGTACTGGCGGCGCGGCGGGCAGCGCCGGTGCTGCGGGTGGCTCTTCGATGTGCACGCAGCCCACCCCCGGATGCATCGTCACGGATGACAACATCCTTGGGCCCTTCTACAGCGCCGGCGCGCCCGAGCGCGCGGACCTGAGGGATGGGCAAGCGGGGCAGCGGCTCGTCGTGAGTGGCAGGGTCTATGGTTGCGACTGCCAGACGCCGCTCCCCAACGCCGTGGTCGACGTGTGGCAAGCCAACGCCGCGGGCGCCTACGACAACGTGGGCTACGTGCTGCGTGGCATCGTGCGCACGGACGCGACGGGGCGCTACGAGTTCACCACCATTCTGCCGGGCTTCTATCTCAACGGTGCGGACTACCGACCTCGGCACATCCATTTCAAGGTGAGCCACCCCCAGGGAGTTGCATTGACCACGCAGCTCTATTTCGAAGGCGATCCCAACTTTGGAACCGATCCTTTCTGGAAACCGGGGCTGATCAAGAAGTTGACCCAGGACAACGACGCGGAAGGCGCGCTGATGCGCTGCGAGTTCGACGTCGTGCTTGCCTGAGCGAGCTTCGCGCTCGATCATGCGCGGGTGGGCGAGGACGGCGACGAGCAAACGGCGGGAGGCTTTTTCGGCTTCCTCTCCCGGAGACGGGCCCTGCGCCTTGCCCTGGGAGCCGGAGCAACTCTGTTGGCGGGCGCAGGGGGACTGAGGGCACTTCGCGGCGACGCGCCGCCCGTAGACGGCCTGCGCGCGCTCGGTGTGCACGAGTACCGCACCCTCGATGCTCTGGCGCAGATCCACCTGCCCATAGGAGGCCCTTTCGAACCGGGCGCGGCAGGACTCGATCTCGCTCGCGTCTTCGACACGTTCCTGGCGGACGAACACCCAGAGAACATCCGTGACCTGCGGCGCGCGCTGACACTGCTGGAGTTCGGTCCGTTGCTGTTCGAGCGCCGGCTCGTCACGTTTTCGAACCTGGCCCCCGACGCCCGTCTGCGTCACTGGCTAGAGTGGGGCGCGAGCGAGAGTCTCCTGCGCCGCCAGGTTGCGTTCGCCTTCAGGAAGTTCCTGTCCTTCGTCTTCTACGACACTCCCACCATCTGGAAGCACATCGGCTACCCCGGACCCTCCCTGCGAGGCGCACCATGAGCGGCGAGATCGTCGACCTGTCGCAAGGCCAGGCACCGCCGCAGATTGAAACGGACATCTGCATCGTTGGCTCTGGCAGCGGGGGCGCCACTGCGGCACGAGTGCTGGCCGAAGCTGGACGCGATGTGGTCGTGTTGGAAGAAGGAAGCGACTTTCCTGCGTCGCGAATGACCCAACGGGACGGCGAAATGTACGCGGCGCTCTACATGGAGCGGGGCTCACGCGCCACGACAGATCTCGGAGTCACGGTGCTGCAGGGGCGCGTTCTCGGCGGCGGCGGTGTGATCAACGCCAGCGACGTGGTCCCCATCCCCGCAGGCGTGCTCGCTCACTGGCGCAAGCACTTCGGCCTATCCGAGTTCACGGAAGCCGCGCTGGGGCCCTACCAAGCACGCGCGCTGCAAGACCTACGAGCCAATCCCATCTTGCCCGAACAGATGAATCGGGCGAACGGACTACTGCGCCAAGGCGCGGAACGCTTGGGCATCGCCGGCAACCTGATGCAACACAATCGCGTCGGCTGCGCTGGGCTCGGCACCTGTCTCATCGGCTGCCCCATCGACGCCAAGAAGAACCCGCGACTCGTGGCCATTCCCAAGGCGCTTGCCGCGGGTGCGCGCTTCTTCACCCGCGCCCGCGCTCGGCGAGTGCTCTACGCCGAGTCGGAGCTGAAGCGTGTCGACGTGCAGATCTTGGACACCCGAGGCCTGCGCGCCATTGGTTCGACATCGGTTCGCGCGCGCACCGTGATAGTGGCGGCAAACGCCGTGGGTTCAGCCGAACTCTTGCTCCGCTCGGGCATTGGCAATCAGCACGTCGGCCGCCATTTGATCCTGCAACCGCAGCTTCCCATCGTCGCGGTCTTTCCCGAGCGCGTGGAGGCTTTTCGCGGGATCCCTCAGTCCTACGCCGTAACCGAGTTCGAACGAGAAGACGATCCGGAGCACGGCCTGTGGGGCTATCGCATCGAAGGCATCATGGGCACGCCGGGAATGGTCGGCTCGTTGCTTCCCTTCAGCGGAGTGGAGGGCAAAGTCGCGATGGCGGAGTACGACCACCTGGCCGCGTCGCTGCTGCTCGTTCCCGACGAACCGTCAGGCGCGGTGCGCGTATCGGACACGGGTCGGCTGCGGATCGAGTACCGACAGCACGACAATCACAAGGAGCGGATTCGCGAGGCGGCGCGAACCGCAGCGCGGATCTACTTCGCTGCCGGCGCATCGAGAGTGGTCGTCCCCGTGTCGCCACCCGTCGTATTGACCCATCCAGACCAGATCGACTCCTTGAGTACACTGCCCCTTCGCCCGGCGGGGGCGCCGCTCCTCTCCGCTCATCAACAGGGTAGCGCGCGGATGGCGCCGCGGGCACGGGACGGTGCGCTCGCGCCGAACGGGCACGTGTACGGAACTCGTGGGGTGTACGTCTTCGATTCATCCGGGTTCCCCTCGAGCGCGTCGACTCACACCATGGCGCCGATCATGGCCTTGGCTCGCTACTGGAGTGCGCAGTTGCTGCAACACACACCTCCCTCCTGACTGGCCGGGCGGCCGAAATTCCGTGGCTCTAGGTATTGACGTAGGTTTGTCCTAGACTAATACCTAACCTGCATGGCCGATTCCGAGCCCGCCCAGTACTCGCCGGGTTATTCGATCCGCGTGGCGTCGCGCCTGACGGGCCTCTCGGCGGATACCCTGCGAATGTGGGAACGCCGGTACGGCTTTCCCAGACCCGAGCGCAATGCGTCGCGAGTTCGGGTCTACTCGAAGGACGACGTCGAGCGGCTCTCGCTCATCGCACGCGCCCTGAAGAATGGCTACCGCGCCGGCGAAGTCGTTCCCTGCGATACGCCCGCGCTACGACAGATGCTCAGCGAGGTCGTCGTGGAGGAGTCCCCGGAGCGGGCACCGGACGGGCTCGTTGCCGCGCTGCTCGACTGCATTCGCCACGACAATGCGGACGGCCTGCGAGCGGAGTTGCGCCAAGCGGTCGCCACTCATGGGGCCAAGCGCTTCATCACCGACGTAGCGAGCCCGCTGGTACAGGCCGTTGGGACCGACTGGGCGCAGGGACGTCTGGCCATTCACCACGAGCACCTGCTGACGGAAACACTGACGACGCAACTGCGACTGCTGCTGTCAGCCTACGAAGTTTCCTCGCGCCGCCCCTTCGTCTTGCTCGCCACCTTGCCGGGGGAGCTCCACTCCCTAGGCCTGGAGATGGCAGCCCTGTTCGTTGCTCTGTCCAACGCAACCCCTCGCCTGCTCGGCGTCGACACTCCCGTCGATCAGATCGAGGAGGCAGCTCGCGCGCTTCACGTCAACGTGGTCGCCCTATCCATCTCCAGCGGGGCCGATCCAGAAACAGCGAATGCCCAGGTCAGCCTCCTGCTGCAGCGGTTGCCCACTCGTGTTCAAATTTGGGTCGGCGGTCAGGGCTCGAGCAGCCTCCGCATCGATAGCCAGCGCCTAGTTCGCACGCGAACCTGGTCACAACTCGAAAGCGCCGTCGCAGCCTGGTCAGAGTGACTCGAGCTCACCCTCCTCAGGCTGACCGCAGCGCTTCTCCCACGCTAGCCGCCTGCGCCAGGCGCATGCGCAGGCGCGTTGGCTGGCCGGGCTCGCCTTCGCGGCTGACGCTTGGCTCCGTGCCAAGCACCTGAGCCAGCAGGCCCGACCAAGCGTGGGCGGTCTGGGCCAGGACGTTGCTATCGTCGTCCTGGGCCAGTCCGTCCAACACGGTGAAGAGCAGCTCGTCAGTGCGGAAGCGGACTCCGAGCTCCGGCCTCGCCTCCAGCGCGGCGGCAGCGTGCAGCGTGCGGCGCAGCAAGTCACGGGGGCGCTCCTCTCGCGCGACGTGCTCGCGCTTGCGACTGCAGCAGAGCCCAGGGCGGCCTTCGCCGAGATCGAAGGCGTAATCCGTCGCATGCCCAATCAACACCACGCCGGGACCTTGGTGCACGTGCTGATAATCCACGACGTCAATCATCAGCTCACCCAGTGTGCCCTGGCTGATGAAGTCGTGAAACACAGGCACGGCTTTCGCGGGCTGCAGCTGTTCCGAGTCGGCTGCGTACAGTTTCAGTGAGAACTTGCGGTACTCCATCATGCTACAGCTCCAGACTGTTGCCGAGGCGCGCCACGCACTGGTGGGCCGCGTCGATGAAGAGCTGCGCTTCTTCGATCACTTCGTGGGCGCCGTCGCGATCGGCCACGCTGAGTCCGCCTGCGTGTAGCGAAAGCAGGAACTGACTGAATTTGGGTCCCGCAAACTGATCCCAGAACAGCCGCGTGTCCACCAGACGAGTCTTGAACTCGTTGACGATCTCGTCGGGGCTGTCACCGAGATTCGCGTTCTTCTCTCGGGTCAGGGCGCGCGCTGCGCTCAGCATCGCTTGATAGGCGCGCTCGGCTGCCTGTCGCGACATGCCTTGGTCGAGCAACAGCTGCGCCTCGAACACCTCGCGCTCGCTCGCCGCCAAGCCCATTTGCACGAACGGCACCACTTCCCCGGCGCATTCACCCACGCCCATGTCGTCCAAGGTGTACTCTCGTGGATCGCCCCAGTCGCTGTAGAATTCCGGAGCGGCAGCGTAGGGCGGCACTTCGATCAGCTCTTCGATCAACGCTCGGATCTGCTTCTTCCCCATGCGCTCCACGAAGCGGCGATAGGTCTCACCCTGTTGGCGTTGTTCGGCGTAGTGGCGCGTCAGGCGCTCCACGACGGCGGGCACGTTCTTCGAAGGTATCGCGCCGATCGCGAGACCAAAGGCGGCAGCGTTCTCGGTCCATTGCCCGCCCACGACCAGCTGGAAATGCGGCACCCGACGCCCGTTGACGTTGCGACTGACCCCGAGCAATCCGATATCCGCCACATGGTGCTGACCGCAGGCGTTGAAGCATCCGCTGCACTTGACATGCAGATCTCTGGATGCGCCCGCCACTTCCGGCTCGAGCACGGTCAGGTGACGGCGCAGCTCGTTGGCTAGCCCGCGGGAGCTCGAGATCCCCAACTTGCAGGTGTCGGTACCAGGGCATGACGTCACGTCCGTCAGCGTGCCGGCACCGGCCTCGGCCAGGCCCAGATCCACTAGCGCTTCGTACAGCACGGGCAACTCCGCTTCGGGCACCCAACGCATGAGTAGGTTCTGATCGACCGTGGCGCGCAGCGTGTCGCCGGTGAAGCGCCGAGCAAGGCTGGCGACGCCGCGAGCTTGTGCGCTCGACAAGTCGCCCAGGGGCAGGGTTAGCGTCGCAACCGCATAGCCGGACTGCGCCTGCGCCCGAACGTTGCTGCGGCGCC
The nucleotide sequence above comes from Polyangiaceae bacterium. Encoded proteins:
- a CDS encoding GMC family oxidoreductase N-terminal domain-containing protein, with product MSGEIVDLSQGQAPPQIETDICIVGSGSGGATAARVLAEAGRDVVVLEEGSDFPASRMTQRDGEMYAALYMERGSRATTDLGVTVLQGRVLGGGGVINASDVVPIPAGVLAHWRKHFGLSEFTEAALGPYQARALQDLRANPILPEQMNRANGLLRQGAERLGIAGNLMQHNRVGCAGLGTCLIGCPIDAKKNPRLVAIPKALAAGARFFTRARARRVLYAESELKRVDVQILDTRGLRAIGSTSVRARTVIVAANAVGSAELLLRSGIGNQHVGRHLILQPQLPIVAVFPERVEAFRGIPQSYAVTEFEREDDPEHGLWGYRIEGIMGTPGMVGSLLPFSGVEGKVAMAEYDHLAASLLLVPDEPSGAVRVSDTGRLRIEYRQHDNHKERIREAARTAARIYFAAGASRVVVPVSPPVVLTHPDQIDSLSTLPLRPAGAPLLSAHQQGSARMAPRARDGALAPNGHVYGTRGVYVFDSSGFPSSASTHTMAPIMALARYWSAQLLQHTPPS
- a CDS encoding MerR family transcriptional regulator, which produces MADSEPAQYSPGYSIRVASRLTGLSADTLRMWERRYGFPRPERNASRVRVYSKDDVERLSLIARALKNGYRAGEVVPCDTPALRQMLSEVVVEESPERAPDGLVAALLDCIRHDNADGLRAELRQAVATHGAKRFITDVASPLVQAVGTDWAQGRLAIHHEHLLTETLTTQLRLLLSAYEVSSRRPFVLLATLPGELHSLGLEMAALFVALSNATPRLLGVDTPVDQIEEAARALHVNVVALSISSGADPETANAQVSLLLQRLPTRVQIWVGGQGSSSLRIDSQRLVRTRTWSQLESAVAAWSE
- a CDS encoding nitrite/sulfite reductase; translation: MNRPVTWKDRLASVIREDWAREIDIFETQLRLRSEGRLEEKLFAETRLRRGVYGQRYDNGSRHDGRAMQTLAFPERPSKGPHTVWDAPGMMRIKIPFGKLSADQLEVMAGLADEYSDGILHVTTRQDIQLHFVHIEDTPDLMRRLAAVGITTREACGNSVRNVTACSYAGTCSTQAFDVTPYANALTFFLLGHDDVQDFGRKFKIAFSGCKDEPCGLTNFHDLGLVARTREVDGKQVRGFEFWVGGGLGSVPQSARLLDPFVSEVELLPMSQALCRVFGRLGEKDNRSRARLKFLVKKLGIDELRRLVLEERAALRPDPRWTEYLTDLAAVDETPTLRPAPLEPDASLSEAFRAWRRSNVRAQAQSGYAVATLTLPLGDLSSAQARGVASLARRFTGDTLRATVDQNLLMRWVPEAELPVLYEALVDLGLAEAGAGTLTDVTSCPGTDTCKLGISSSRGLANELRRHLTVLEPEVAGASRDLHVKCSGCFNACGQHHVADIGLLGVSRNVNGRRVPHFQLVVGGQWTENAAAFGLAIGAIPSKNVPAVVERLTRHYAEQRQQGETYRRFVERMGKKQIRALIEELIEVPPYAAAPEFYSDWGDPREYTLDDMGVGECAGEVVPFVQMGLAASEREVFEAQLLLDQGMSRQAAERAYQAMLSAARALTREKNANLGDSPDEIVNEFKTRLVDTRLFWDQFAGPKFSQFLLSLHAGGLSVADRDGAHEVIEEAQLFIDAAHQCVARLGNSLEL